A stretch of DNA from Odontesthes bonariensis isolate fOdoBon6 chromosome 5, fOdoBon6.hap1, whole genome shotgun sequence:
ctcgaagtggagccccgtgtcaaagcaggagatgaaatctttcatcggtctctgcctaacttttggaataatcaaactaccaactcgccgggattactggaggcagagcaagtggctgtatcagacaaatgtagcccgagtgatggcacgagatcgtttcgacatgatgtaattatttattcttgcgctgcattctgacgacttctcattcttatttgagtggcgttgcccttatgtaaaaaaaagagagcccggtgcgaattactgcagtatgacaactatagccgctttcggacagaccgttctaagaaagtagttatcagaactaccctcctcgaatttcgttctgataactattcttccccagcggaactgtttcagtctgcattcgcacatgagtcgggacctgatagggactgatgcgccgcgcgcagcagtctgcttcagtgacgtgttagccgttagccgtttagcgctacattcaaacacaaaacaaaacggtaaaagtaaggagagttgaaaaaacaccaccaagaagctaatatggagagcggggaggccactgtgttcatggtctgcatgatggtgatattaatcatggacaatcacatcaggcgtctaatatcgaggctggaagagctcacagagagagtcaggagatacttttttatttcatgaaggaagaaaggagagcagagcgctgcagacaaatgagaccagtgtaagtttaacttattatacacccaccggttgtgtctgtgtcgtatgaggaaacatttcagccgtgatagcatgacatggggcgtagctaccgaccaccacacacctccgtcagattagttctataagaactatgaaaagacccgacctcggagaaggagctaaatagttataggaactaagggagaaagccccgagttcctgtacgaacacgggagaaaacggccccgcggattaaaaggttattagaactgccaaaggttcctacagtccgaaagcggcaattgatgttttagaagtcgtgtcactgaagtttacagtataactgcacaatgcaagatatattgcaggtttttttttatcattcattattattgctgatattatgattatgatttagttatagtatagtaacagtatagtaatagtagtataataaatagcagcattgggtattatcctgaatcataaagcaaaactacatgaaccaaatgtccaacattgattaaaaaaaaaagtaatacaatccagccagcgaaaattttttaaatttttcttaggtgtcttcaatgaattgtttttagttcaaaaaaccctcaggcattggggaccttttctaaaaactggcttaggcattgagcagccttttttgcaggtgctttaggcgccaatgggttaagTACTCTGACATTACCAGTGATCTGTCCCATGAGGCGGAGGGTTCCACTGGAGTCTTGATCATCTTGAAACTCTCTGATCCAGATGTTAAGTTCATCTGACTCATTCCCACTATTGTAATAGTAGAACTGGAGGCACTGGACATTACACCCCCTTTTGGGATTCATCATCTGGGTCTCCAGTCGGGCTGAGTCTCCTTCCTGACCTGATGCTGTGCTAACGTGCATGAAGTAACCTGTGTCTTGACCTAGAATGATGAGGTCCGAAACTATGTCATGGTGTATTCCTGGTTTTATTAGATAGCAGTTTACATGTAACAATGATTTGACCAAGCAttatttaataataaaaaattttaattcttcatttaaaaaaatctgataCCCTACCATGATCACTATTTCCACTGGGTAGGTGGGTGTGGTCAGAGCTCGGACCCCCGGAAACTTGTTGTACCACTTCCCAGGTATTTCCCCTCTGTGAACAGCGGCTCATTTGGCACATGATTCCATTAGAAAAGCCACAGTACGTCATAAAGGCAATGGTTGAGTCTGTGAAGATAAATCCAGAAAACAAGATTTTAAATCTGTTGAAAAATACGCATAGTATTGTTTACACTCCTGACCATGTTGTCATTGCAAAAAGGTACAAAGGCACACCTTAACAACCTCCATCACACGACTCTATGAAATGCAGCATCcacttaaaggggatagagaatcaaaatcatctttttcacgtttttgatgttagttctgagtctccccgctgtggggagtacacacgaagtgccagcaagtgtcagaacctctgtttcaagtactcccccttttttgaatatcccccagaaaaagtgccaatccgtttttgtgaaaaagtgacgtcactttttcagcaatcacccccccccacacccaaatccaaaGCCaacccgtttcagacacgccccttcggcaagaaacaggaactggtgagccttccaaggctgtgaaagcggactatgatcccggaaagcaatgttcgcgatcaatggcttttattcatttttaacagcatccccagtacatacagcCGCCGACTTTTtctttgcgctgcgcatttcacggagtacagtttcacaaaccttgcacgattccgagcaggcttcagtcggaattttgctcagtagagggtcagttccgacagggacagacatagactgcagcgagttgtgcgctccgctgagaaggtgatcggctgcagcctcccatctatccatgacctgcacgtctccaggactatggggcgagtaGAGCTTAGATCGGGCCTAAAAAATCAAACCGACCCTTTCCGAGCCCGTGCACATTGTGTCCGAGCCCGACCCGGCCCGGCACATTAACTGTAATTATGAGCCCGAGACCGCTTTAAACCCGACCATTTCTTAATATTTGGCCGTAATAGCTGACGTTGTCAACTACAATTTTGAGTTGTTTGAAGTGAACCACAGACATTTGTTAACAATTATCTTGATGAACAATGCAACAAGGGCGACATGTATAGCCTAAATGTGTGTTTATAGGCTGTAAGGTGAACCTCGAAAAtccttcagaacaccaggcttgttccACGCTCTCCGTaccaaacacgcttcagctcataaaaagattgagttatgttgaggtttaaaaaaaagtttcgccgctcagaacacagtacttttttagttcgcaacgtttaaaggaataactagtgcctggcaaggcgtatgtacattttcggcaggcgtaataacagtttggctcgcgagaggtgccacggttgagacgtcatcagaatggacgaatcggatagctggtatgtcagctgagctTGTAAACAAACAGCACCGCAGTGgcagcgcgatcatccagcagtaccgaagaagacgaaatttcgaccgaaagatttgttacatgcacatatcttctgttaagcatgaggaaaTTTCATGAGGAaatttcacctgcacaaggtggaatggaaggaatcagaaggaacaaataaagaagcacttgctgagttcttatacgatgcgtggccacatgctgatcttacagcagtgggaagaaacctcagcttgtacatagcacatcaacaccaatgtcactgtgtgactgtactggaaggtgtgcagtctgttcatgctgtggaagacctgcagcgtgaccacgaagaatgtgacactgttgtttttgcatgcacaacatgctgcacaggaacataagactgtcattattaagagccctgacactgatgtagcagtcattgctgtgagtctgcagaaagatttgccatgcagcttgtactttttcacagggacgggcaacagaacacgcataatggacattaccaaggtgtcatcagctctcggagccagtgtgtgttcagccttgattgggatccatacattcactgggtgtgactccacaaggcaaaaagaagacatttgctgtggcatgcgagaaagatgtctacctgaaggctttcagaaatgtggggactgaatttaacttggaccaatctacatttgcattactttgcaaatatgtatgccatttgtacgatcagccaaccgcagaaaacatcaatgaggctaggtacaaagctttctgtatggcatcatcagccttgccagaattatctatccccccaacaagtgatgccctccaccagcactgcaaaagggcaaattatcaggctaaaataatgAGGTCATGTGTAAAGAAAAAGATTGGCGCTCCATCTCCCACTGGACATGGTTGGCATCTGGAAGATGGAAATCTTGAAGTGACATGGATGACAAGAAATCCAGCCCCTGTTTTACATGTCATACACTGTGGTTGCAGAGGGAGTGCCTGTGAGACAAAGAGATGCTCCTGTTTCTCTGCAGGACTCTGTTGTACagacttgtgcaggtgttccagctgttcaaacaccacaaaggaaacagaggataaagaagatgacagctgccctgacactgacaggggggaatagtgtgtgtgtgtgtgcgcgcgtgtttttttttacctctattctattccatttgtatatatgtatataagtttatgccggttgatgtacatgccggttgatgtgtatgccctacttgttttgattttgttatgtgttgtatagttattagtgaatacatcagtaaatgaatacctgaatggtCTTTATCATTGATAATTAGAATTATTTCCATTCattaataaaaaatgacaacatgaaaagGTAACCTTATCATCCACTTGCACAATAGTTGTTTGTACTACAAATAAAGCACTGTTTGGAATCAATTTAGCCCACGTTACAAACACGTGGATGGTTATCAATAATTATTGGAATTCCATTAATTGatcaaaatgacaacatgaaagGTCACTTGCATAATTGTGCTTCGTGCTGTAAATAAAGCACTATTTCGAATTTATttggctcaattcagaaatacatgaatgagcattatcgttgataattattattttatgttcactttaaaatgatattttgcgagattcctttctgtaggttagaTTTGACAGCACCTggcaggttgtcatttttccagtttgttgtcgtaaatcggcaacgtgattggtccagcgcggtcacgtggtgtcttgtgacgtcaaaatcgtcattcagccctgcggaaaatatttcttcagaaaacgtctcggtttaaaaaaagtacaggattctgtgacgcgaaactttttttatatgtgcaaaataactttgtcatttttatcagcgaACGGGCATGTAAttcggagagcacggagcgagcctaaacgaaaacggggttcaccttacggcctattaTTCGTGATTGGATCGTAGCGTACATGGATCCGAATGAAGAGACTTAAAATAACAATGATGATACAGTAAAGGTTTTAGAGCCGTCCGTCTCTGCTCAATGGTTCGTCCCGCTGCGCTGAAGACgcgctcactgctgctgctcgcTGGAATGCAGAGGACGGACCGCGCCAGCCTGGCTAGttttgggatttaaaaaaaaaaaaagaagcttgatCACGCCTGGTCCGGTCAGACCCGAGAATAGTGGCGGGAAATATCGGTTCAAGTTCGGGCTCGGGTGCGGGCAGAGAATCTAAACTCtaggggcgagcaggtcggatcacagctgacccttcatggactatttgcaccactcccctcgggcaggaggcttcagtccattcggaccagaacctcccgtcacaaaaacagttttttcccccttgcagttggacttatgaacacttcataatcacctcataacctgccccagtcactttaccatcattaaaattgcactaatgaagctgcactgttgatgctctgtatattggatactgtgtattgttgtacacaccttgtacattttatattcatatatttttattctttattttttattattatatcctatgttacatgtttgcaccttacgccgcagccattgttagtgaacagtgttcaataaaacgaattctgattctgattctgaacaaaatcaaccccagcaatcagtacagcctgtaagtatctcattttattttgttttaaatgtgtgttgtgccatattcctgttgtaagaattgcacgttagctctggcttgttcatctaaagggaatgagctttcttttcagtcagtgtattactctatagctctgttttcagtgagagcaagggcagccaatcaagcaacggcaaccgaatagcgccaacgcctacctgcatttcataatgaggttgccagataagctctgaaacgatgccaataagggcaaacgacgcattctaaacccagcatagtaacatagctgtttcagagagccttttagggaggttctgagccattacagacccaaccaattttttttgggctacatatcacgtcacagaacaaggattaatgccccattcaaccattctctatcacctttaatcgGGAGCACATTCATGTCTGTTTGGCTAGTTTTGATTTTTCCCTCACTCCTCAAAAAAATGATCCTATTCAACCAATCTGACAGTCAAACAATTGGTATGCTGGTAACAGAAATATCTCAGCTATTAGGTAACTTAGCTCCGCAACTGTGGTCTGCCTAACATATAGTCACTGAGACGCTGAGGTGTGTGTACATGCAGGAGTAATTCAACTGTGAGATGACAAACAGCTGGATGGAAAATATTTCCACTCGGAAAGTTTTGTCGATGATATTTTTAGACCCTCATACATAAGTAGAGCTCCTAAGACAGAAAAAGAGTTTGGAGGTGGAAAGGAACAAGTATCTCTAAAGTTTATACGTTTTTTAGGATTACTACTTTTCTCAGAATTATAGCACATTGCTATTACTGAATTAAACCAgcaatattaaataaataatcgtGTTGGCACTTACTGCATTTGTAGAGAAGATTCAGTTCCTGAACATCCCTATTACTAATTTCCAGATTTTGACCAATCACGTCCTGGAATTTCGGATCTTTGGTGATAATTGTTGCGCTGTTTCCATTCGTGAATGCATTTTTGCTGTAATGCATCACTGACCAGTAGTCGTATGGGACTCCATGGGTGGTGCTTTCATCATTGCCGACCTTTCTGAAATTGTGCTCTTTACCTAGATGACACACGTAAAAGCTAAGCATCAATTACAGAAAAGTGACAATTTATAACAAAATGATTCATTTATTGTTGATTTGTAAAAACTTTGTAAAATGTATTTAGTAACTTGTTGATTTGTGTAGATAGTGTAAATCTTGactcaaaaaagaaaatgttataaTGACAGTGTGAAACCTTCTAAGACATTGTCCAACACAATTGTGACAAATTCGTCTCTGTCATATCTGGACTGTTCATGGTAGAAGCCAAGTGCATGAAGAATCTCATGCTCAGCGGTGTCAATGGAATCACAGAATCTCCCAATGGAGACGACCTGTCCGTTGGGCTGTGTTCTCCCAATGAATGAAAAACACCTAAAATGGAAAAGGCACTGATCAGTACAATAATAACTTTCTGTAATCATGCTGCACTGCTTTTCAGGCAAACCGATGCTTAAACTGTTCTGCTTTAGAAGTTTCCATTTTTAATTCATCTAGTATTTAACTATGTAGTGCAGTCTGCTAAGTGTATTTTCTGTGTCAGAGTCACATCTATTAACAAACTGCAGTACAACAAAAATGTCCAATGATTGTCCAATCTCTTGCTTTCAGTCTTAAACCATATGACACACCCCTTTACAAAAATTCAATTTTCCATCCAAATATAAAATTCAAAGTAATGTCATAGCTATCTGGGCCATAGTTTAATGACGTCCCACTTGGCCATAATGAAATGATAATCTCCTCATTTAATAAAAAACTGACATGTATTTACTTTTGGGTTTTGTCTAACTGATAAAATGAGAAGCTGTGTTTATATGAATGGTACTTTGTTAAAATTAAGTAAAACTAAATACGTACCCATCTCTTTTTTGGAAAGAAATGTAATAATCCTCGGAGTCCCATGGTTTGAAGTCAATGCATGTCTTCAGCCTGAACTGCTCGAAGGCTCTCAGGATGACTCCTTTGGCATTCATTTCTTCCGTTGATCACGAAAATAAttttagaaacaaacaaactcaaacTTTAATTAAATCAGTGTATAGGTTAATCTCTGCTGATTTACTTCCTTCACAAACTGTGTATACACGCTAAGCTGAGTGGTGAGAGGGTGCGGCTGTTGAGTATGTGCAATAGGATGGGGCAAAAAATGTTTGCGTTTCCTCCTGAACCTGATcctgtttcctctttttttttcccaactaGTTGTACATGACTGTCAGCAGCATCCCGCCTAACCGTAACCGTAACCATTACTTAAGCAATGTCCTGATCAAAAAAAGACAGATAACTTTTTAAAGTATTTACCAAGGCCGCTGTCCAAGACATATGGGACGGGGGATGTCCACAAGTTGTTCCCATCAACAATGCTACTCCTCTGAATGTTTGGAGGCTGAAACATACAAATATGAGTTATGTGAGGTTCATGGGTTAGATGAGACAAATATATGGATACTTATGTGTTAATGACACATTTTAAGAGTTTGACTAAAGAAATACTTAATTTACCTCCAGAATGTCATCATCTAACAAACCTAGGATGTAACATGGAAGTTCAcgattttaataaagaactcaTTATTATGTAATTAAAGGTGCAGGGTCAAAAGTGaagcttgtaaaaaaaacaatccacAATAAGTACAACAAAATGATATGAAGATAATTACCTTTGTTTGCCTCTGCAATGGTCTTCTCTTCACCCATATCTATACAAATAGATGAGATGCCAACTTATACACTGATTAAGTTAAAGAAATTTCATTAAAtacaatcaaataaataaaatcaaatagcTTACCCACTATGTCTGGTTCAGTCTGTAATAAAACGTAAAACAGTAACATGAATGAACTttggtaaaaataaataattcacaCGTAATCATTATTATTTCAGATATGGCCTTATAGTGTAAAGTTTCCAAATTTCACATTAAAATCATTGCCGTGTTGAAAATAATCACTTCGTCATTCCTCAAAgcttttaaatcatgctgctcTTATTTCATAGATTTGTTTCTTAGACTGAAAATAAGATGGCTAGAAATCCGATATTTCATTAGAAACAACAATAAGTAAAATCTTACGGTGTTCATTGAGAATACCGATGAAACTGCCAAGTTCACCAGGAGAAAAATGTAGCCTTTCATCATGGTGGTGAATCAAGCAATAAATCAGGGCTTTAATGAAGAGCaattaaattaattcaaatatTTAAATACTGAAATGCAATAAAAATTACAGTTTAATTCATTCAAGAAAGATCAACGAAGTTTAATTTGTCCATCATCTTTGCTTACCTTCGTCCCCCTTCTGTAACTGTCTGATCCTCAACTGCAAATGAGAGGTTTTACTGTAATAGGACGGAAGCAGTAAAACCAAAGGTAACCAAACAGGTTTCAAATTGTCAGAGTCATAGCCATTGTCTGAAGTTATGTCATATACATTAACAATTGTCAGTATGGTTTCTGAGATAAAAGACTTGACTTTGTCATTGTCAGACATCTGAGATATGATCTTTAAAAGTTTTCAGTCGTTCCATTCCAGCCAGATCACACAAAGT
This window harbors:
- the LOC142380253 gene encoding meprin A subunit beta-like isoform X1, which gives rise to MMKGYIFLLVNLAVSSVFSMNTTEPDIVDMGEEKTIAEANKGLLDDDILEPPNIQRSSIVDGNNLWTSPVPYVLDSGLEMNAKGVILRAFEQFRLKTCIDFKPWDSEDYYISFQKRDGCFSFIGRTQPNGQVVSIGRFCDSIDTAEHEILHALGFYHEQSRYDRDEFVTIVLDNVLEGKEHNFRKVGNDESTTHGVPYDYWSVMHYSKNAFTNGNSATIITKDPKFQDVIGQNLEISNRDVQELNLLYKCNSTIAFMTYCGFSNGIMCQMSRCSQRGNTWEVVQQVSGGPSSDHTHLPSGNSDHGQDTGYFMHVSTASGQEGDSARLETQMMNPKRGCNVQCLQFYYYNSGNESDELNIWIREFQDDQDSSGTLRLMGQITGALTSHWKLQHVSLNAIKQFQVVFEVRKGAGSSTGGFSIDDINLSETECPHLTLQIDDFEKLLNTSADGTRIYSPRQYSNEGYAFRIATILRQTFFGVFVQILSGDNDDQLEFPCLQRQMTFQMLDQNPNIQLQMSKQRSFTTDETQLTSSGNSFWDNPRETGSELFLDENNQVVYGGPLIGNSRFLDMDTVKSRDFLKGGSAIFMFNFQDLTPVVNGSTLPCPKGRPVNVIQPPTNLNESPCSTRISTTTVKPPTTTDDSIFGLSPGMVASPVFTVLLVLMLLAA
- the LOC142380253 gene encoding meprin A subunit beta-like isoform X2, which gives rise to MNAKGVILRAFEQFRLKTCIDFKPWDSEDYYISFQKRDGCFSFIGRTQPNGQVVSIGRFCDSIDTAEHEILHALGFYHEQSRYDRDEFVTIVLDNVLEGKEHNFRKVGNDESTTHGVPYDYWSVMHYSKNAFTNGNSATIITKDPKFQDVIGQNLEISNRDVQELNLLYKCNSTIAFMTYCGFSNGIMCQMSRCSQRGNTWEVVQQVSGGPSSDHTHLPSGNSDHGQDTGYFMHVSTASGQEGDSARLETQMMNPKRGCNVQCLQFYYYNSGNESDELNIWIREFQDDQDSSGTLRLMGQITGALTSHWKLQHVSLNAIKQFQVVFEVRKGAGSSTGGFSIDDINLSETECPHLTLQIDDFEKLLNTSADGTRIYSPRQYSNEGYAFRIATILRQTFFGVFVQILSGDNDDQLEFPCLQRQMTFQMLDQNPNIQLQMSKQRSFTTDETQLTSSGNSFWDNPRETGSELFLDENNQVVYGGPLIGNSRFLDMDTVKSRDFLKGGSAIFMFNFQDLTPVVNGSTLPCPKGRPVNVIQPPTNLNESPCSTRISTTTVKPPTTTDDSIFGLSPGMVASPVFTVLLVLMLLAA